In the genome of Orcinus orca chromosome 13, mOrcOrc1.1, whole genome shotgun sequence, the window AGTGGCCCACTGGGCTGAGTTTATTGCTTAGGCTGCCATGAAGGTACTATGTGAGTGTCTGTGTGAGTCTTAGGGGATGGGGGGTGACTTGGGAGGGAGCCCTTTACCAAGAATACCCTTTGTTGGGTGTGGGCTATGTCACTGCCTCAGGTTACATGAGGTTCCCTGACCCCCATTATCAAAGTGTTTTCCTGTCCTTGTCAAGGAGTCTTTGACCCAGGTGTCTTGGATCTCCCAAGCTCTGTTCAGGGCACCCCAACTGCAGGCTCCACTTGCCCCAGAGAATAGACAGGTGGACTCAGAGTATCACTGCGCAAACAGTCGGAGGTACAGAAGTCTACAGAGAAGGTGACATAATGCACAGTCCAGGAGGGACTTGTCCACTTCTTCATGGCACTGtttgaaaaaaacagaagagatcaTAGCAGCGAGTTCCTTAGGAGTGGTGAGTTCCTCAGGAGTGGTGGGGCTTCTCTGCCTCTGGGATGTGAGACGTGAACAAAACCCTTGCCCTGTTGGGCCTCCACTGGTGAGCAGTGCTATCCCAGAGTTGTCTTCTTCTTACAAAGGAGGGCTGTGGTATAAGCCCAGGACTAGCTGTGGGAGAGAAGTGAGAAAGACAGAACCCAGATAAGATAGGAATGAATATCCCAGGTCTTAGAATTTGCCCCTGGGTTGGTAGGGGTTCTGTCCCAGGATCTGGTTGGGTATATGAAGTCTGCCCTTCAAGTCACTCTTCTATAGCGAGTGACCCTGACGCTCCTGGGCAGTGACCAGTGGCCGCCTCCACTGTTGTAGATGCTGGGTGGTTTCTGGGCCTCTCCAGGCTGAAGGACCTCTACTCCAACTACAGGAgcttaataagaaaacaaagacagaCAGATCGACTGATAGATGGAAAGAGTAACTGGGAAGCCCAGGCTTCACTGGCAAAGACCCCTCCTGGGCAGTAACACTAGCTCTGGTTTGCTGTGTCCTCTCTCCTGAGGCCCAGGTCTCCGGCCCCTTCTCCATGTGTTTTGACTTTCTCAGGGCTTCTGAGCCCTAGCGGGACAGCCTTGGGTCCAGCCAGAGAGCCGGCAGAGTCCACTCACCTGCACTTGCTTCCCCATGGCATCCCCAGTATTCCCGGTTACAATCGCTCTGCCTGGCCAGGTCCTTCCAAGTTGCaagtcccccagcccccagcaccgcGCTAATAACTTCCAGCCGCCCGACCTCTTTAAGAGCGTTCCGCAGGGATGGGGCGGAACGAGGGGGCCAGGTCAGGAGACAGAGGTCCTTACTAGGTGAGACTGGGTATCCTACCACTGCCAGTTCTGCTCTCCCTTTTCGGAATTTTGCAACTCCCCAGCCGTTGGGGCCAGGGAAAGCAATTTTATTGCCGACGAGTTTATGAGCCAGAGCTGCGGCTAGGCGGGGAGTCTGTGGTATACAGAATCTGGGGGCCGCCCAGGAAGGGTCCAGCCCGAGTGTGCACTGCGCCGCGTCCGGCAGCGCAGAGCAGCCCTGCGGCCCGGCCTGGCGGGTTGTTCCTCCGGtttctctccacacctccccacccTGTAGAAATACCGCTGCCAGAACGTCTACCAGCTCCAGACCCACCGCGGACCCGGccgggttggggggtgggggcgcaGGAGGAGGGGCACTCGAGGCTCGGGCCCAGCGCGGGGGGCGGGTCCGAGGCTGGGGGCCCAGATCGGGAGCCGCGCTGGGGCCCAGGCAGCTGCGGAGCCGAGCGCGGCGGGCGGCGGGACCGCCACAGCCCGGCTGGCCATGAGCTCGGGATCCGAGCCCCGGACACCCCGGACACCCTTCAGCATCGCAGACATCCTAGGCCCGCACATGGTTCCCCGAGGACCCTCTGCGTCGCAGCTTCCAGAGTCGAACCAAGGTCCCACGTCGCCGCTGTGCGCGCTGGAGGAGCTGACTAGTAAAACTTTCCGCGTACTTGACGGGCACGCTCCGCAGCCCTCTGAAGGTATAGCGCCGGCGAGGTCGCTCACTGTGACTTGGCCTTCTCCCCATTTCTTTCCTCCAGGTTCCCGGTCTCGAACCTTCGTTCACCCTGGCCGCCACCCTAATCCGCACCCTGCCCTCAGCCCACGTGCTGGGGCttgcctctccctcttctcccctcccctccgttAGTTCCCAGGCTCCGCGCCCGCTCCTGGAGGCCGCCAGCGCCGAGGGGAAGGGCCAGTCTGTCGAGAACTGTGCGGGGCAATCGCGACAGAGAAAGGCCAgagaggagacaaaaggcctggcCCGGAGGCTGTAAATGAGTGAGCTAGGGCAAGGGCGGCGCAGAAAGTGCAGGGAGGCGAGGCTCGGGCCTCTCCGGGTGACCGAGCTCCGCTCCAAGCCGCTCTCCTCTCGAGAGGGCGCAAGGAGCAGAAGTTCCTTGGAGCCTCAAGGGCCGCGGGACTCTGGACTCCGCCTTTCCTCGCCCTTTGTACCCCCACTCTCTCCCTTTTGGGCTCGAGGAGGGGGCGCCCGTGTCACCCAAAAAGAATAAGCCGAGAGTGCCCAACACCCACGAGTTTAAAGAAGGGCACGGTGCAGGTTCTCTTGCACTCACCATTCCAGCTGAATGCCCCTACTCTGACCATGGTCGGCCCCTGCCTCTGGTGCTGGCCCAGACCTGCAAGCCCGCTCCACCAGGGGCTCCGGAAGGCCTCAAAGGCCCCGCCCTAGACCGCCTGACCATGCACCAGTTCTCTGGCTTGTCCCGCCCTCCTCCCACTCCCCGGTCCCCGCAAGATACCCTCAGCCTCCTGCCTCCAGTACCCCAGTGGCCGGTTCCACTTTGTGCCCCACTCCCGGGCTGAAATACCACCCTCCCCCCTCGCAAAGTTCGGGAAGGGGCGGCGGTTCTGGCTCCCGTCCGTCTTTTCGCTCCGCACCAACGCCCCCCTCGCTGGCTTGACCCCACCCCCGCTTTTCCTCCCGGACCGAAGCCTGATTCCCGCAAGCTAGAAGAAGGCTGACCCCCGCCCTGTCCCCGCAGGCCGCGCGGCCCCAGGCGCGCTGGGCCCTGGCCGGGCCGGCCGCAGACGGCGGAAGTCACGCACGGCGTTCACCGCGCAGCAGGTGCTGGAGCTGGAGCGGCGCTTTGTCTTCCAGAAGTACCTGGCACCGTCCGAGCGAGACGGGCTGGCGGCGAGGCTCGGCTTGGCTAACGCGCAGGTCGTCACGTGGTTCCAGAACCGGCGAGCCAAGCTCAAGCGCGACGTGGAGGAGATGCGCGCCGACCTGGCCTCGCTGCGCTCGCTGTCCCCCGAAATCCAGTGCCGCCTCGCGCTGCCTGACGGCGCCCCAGGCCTCTGCCCGGGCCCCGCCCGGCCTGACTCTGGGCCCCGATTGTCAGACGAGGAGATACAGGTGGAAGATTGAAGGCAAAGCTACCTCTAGGGCTCTGGGGCCCTGGACTCCGCGCCTCCGCGTCCTGTCTGGGTTCCGGGGTAAAGGGAGGGTGTCGACCCGGGCCCCTTCCGGCTCACAGTCCAGACGCCCACCTTTCCCAATTGTTGAGAATAAAGTTGAGACTCCGCCGCAGCACGCCTCAATCCTGACGCTCCCCGCAGTAAGAGCAAAATCTGCTGATTATTGCGAAGATTCCGTGCTTGGCACCGTGCTGAGCGCTTTAAATCCGATGTTTCCTTTAACCCTCAAGCAACCCTATAAGGTAGGTGATataattatgcccattttacaaaagaacaACCCCTAGGTCAGGATGTGGACCCAGGCATCCAACCAGCCTTCAGAGCTGGTGCTGGTCAGCTCTATGCTCTGGAGACTGCGGGATGAGGGGAAGGGCATGGGACTCTGGTAGCTGCGGGCGCGTACTCCTCCTCTACTGGCCGCCTTAGTTCCAGGTCTCCACCCGGCGTTTGATCAGCTGCCACCTGGGAGACCTTGCACCTAACTAATAGACTGGCCCCAGAGTGACAGCGTCCTGCCTGACTCTCCTTTTTCCCCACCCTGAGGTCATTTGTTAATAGAGTCCTGACCCTTCTCCTCGCCCCCACAGAGAGAATCCTACACTGAGACACAGGCAAAGTGATGAGCTCTGGGAGAGGGGACATACCCCTGCTTCTGGGACCTCCATCCCACCCCGCACTTGGGCGGAAAATGTCACCACCAGGATGATGGTGGTGGCgggagggtgggaaggattgGTCCTACTTGCTGAGGCAGAGCTTAGAGTAGCTGCTTGCAGGGTAGAGAGCCCAGCCCACCTCCTCCAACAGATATTTCTGAGATTAATTTCTAACGCTGGTAATGAATCATCCTCCTGCATGTGATGGGGAGGGAAAAGGAACACTCCCCGTGATGCAAGTCTTCCCCCATGCCTGGTCATCCCTGTTCATCTTTAGGAGTCTCTCCTCATcagtccttcctccctccccagaccTTCCCATGCTCAGGTGCCACAATCCCACCCTCAGGATGCTCTGGGAATAATCCACCCagcgctgggggtgggggaggggtatgTGTCAGCTAGGGCCTCAGCTGCAGGTAGAAGTCCCAGAAAAGGATATTTCAGGGAAGTGAACGAGGCTGGAAGGCAGAAAGGAACCTGGCATTTTCAGACACAGTTCCAAATGCTTTGCATGGATTAATCTTTACAATAAATCCCATGAGATGAGACTTTAATTTCATTGTAAGGATAAGGAGAATGAAATCACAGAAGCCCATGATCATGTCGTGAAGCTTGTAAGTGGGGGCTGGGACTACTAACCGAAAGAAGTGTtcacagagcagagagagggaagagccAAAGGTAGGAATTTAGGCATTGTACTGTAGACAGAGCAGGTCATGGTTCTTGGAGGTTTTAGGGAGGAGAGGTATAAGAGCAATGTTTAGGGCAGGCGCATCTGGCTGCATGTGCAGGGTGACTGGCGCAGACCTGATGAAGGAGTGTAGCTCTGGCCACTGCAAAAAGTAAGAGCAGAGAGAATTCAGGGCCAGACTTGGAGTCGGGAGGAAGGTTGTTATGAAACAGGAATCAGTGTAATTTCTCCAGTGACCAAAGATTGGAGGAGTCAAAGACAACCTTGAAACCCTGGGCCACTGGAAGGAAAATGACATCATTGACAGGAACAGATAATGACTACTAGTACAGAGCTAAGAATCTGTCACCTATTATATACAAAAAGTATTCTTTGCACCTGTGTTGCCTCTACAGTACACATATACAACACACACATACCTCCCCTGGTTCCTGTTCAGGGCTCCATCTGTATTCCCTTCATCCCCTTCTAAAGACTGCCTCTCTGGAACCTTTAGATTGGGGTGACTAATTCATTCCTGTTTGCCCAGGGCTTTCCCAGTTTTACCACTGAAAGCTCCACAGCCTTGGAAATCCCTCAGTCCCAGGAAAACCAGGATGTTTGGTTATTCTGCTTTCCAGCCTTGGGGACTCAGACCTCAGGCTGCTGGGTCAGAACCCTACCAGTCAGCAGTGTGAGTGTGGGACAAAGTGGAGGCAAGGTGTCAGGAGTCCTATGGCTCTTGGGAAAGATTCGAGTCCAGGACAGTCTAAGAGGTACTGGGGCGGGGACATTTCTTTGAGGGGCTGGAAGAGCAAGGAGCAGCTCAGCCTGAAAGCAAAGACGCCATACAGTAGTGGTGGGTGGCCCTTCTTTGAGGGGCCAGGAGCCCTAGTGGAGTCCCCAAAGCATGTAAGTCCCACCTTCCTAGCCCCAGTCCAGGACAAGAGGGCCACATGAGCAGGCCTGGTATGGAGGCACTGTGATATAATCACCCCTTAAACAAACACAACTACCTCTCCCGAACCCCACCCCCCGGCCAGCCGGGCATGAGCAAAGCACTCCCAGGGCAAATAATTCTAGTCAGGAAGGTAGGGTTCAGTCAAGTTAACTGGCTCTGAGCCATAACCCTCTGCTACTTAGGGCTTCCTAAATTCTAGCCCAGTGCTACCACCTCTTATGATCAAGGCTTGGATAAACAAAACTCAAACCTGTCCCACCAAAATGGCCTCCTGGATGGGTGTCTCCTCTGCTAGGTCCTAGAGCAGAGCTTCCCAAACGTCAGGTGCCTCAGGATCACCGGGAGGGCTTATTGAAACACGAACTGTTGGGCCCACTCTTTCAGCTTCTGATTTAGAAGGTCTAGAgggggcctgagaatttgtatTTGTAAAAAATTCCCAGATGACACTGATGCTGgtggcccagggaccacactttgagaaccacagtcCCACAAACTCTGTATTTTGTGAAATAAGCAGCAATTCACTCATACTCCTCTTCCCAGTGTTGGAATCATGAATATGTAGGACAATTGCAgataaaaatcagtttatttaACACCCATTACGTACCAGGCTTTCGGTAGGTAGGTTCTCACACTTTCTCTTTCAGCCCTCACAACAGACCTGTGAGGTAGGGATtgcccacattttacagatgaggaaactgaagcacaggtgTTAAGAAATCTGCCGAAGGTGACCCAACTGGTAATGGCAGACTTCAATCTGTCATACAGTATTTAAGCGtcctgaaaccataaacaataaaaGAATTTGGGACAGCCTTAAATAAAGAGGTGCTTCAGCATCTCCTATCTCTAGGTGCAAATGGTGTTGAATAAGACCCATAGGGCAGCAAGAGTCATTCATCCTGATAAATGGTTCCTCTAGGAAAGGCATTCTGGAGGCCTAAAAGTCCCCTGCAGATCCATATTTAAATGAGCTGAGAGTCCCAGGCAGAGCTAGGGAGGAACCAGCCAGGAGCAGCTGCCAGGATCTTAGAGGAGAAACCAGAAGGAGGTCATGATTCTTATACAGAAAGTAGAGGATTTTAGCCTTCTTTAGGGGCAGTGACCCTGGGTGGAAAAAAGTATGTAAATTCACATGGGGCAAAGGCTGGTTACAATGCCCAGTGCTGGAGTGGAGAAAGACCATGACCAAAGTAGCAGAAGCCTGGGTTCCTGCTAAGGCCCCACCAGTGGGGGAGCCAGCAGTGCAGGTACGTGGAGATGTATGGGCTCTGCCAGCTCCAGGCAGAAGCTGGTAAGCTGGTAAATACAAACCCTTGGTGAATCTTCTAgcagtgggaggaggtgagcatCAGACCACTGGGCAAAGGAGAGGTCAGAATATGCATGGAAGTGTGGACAGGAAACAGGGCATGAGGAGCTCAGGCTTGAGAAAACCGGGCAAGAACTGGGATTAGGAAGAAGTGAGCATCTGTCAATCTGAAGGGCAAGACTTGGGCCTTATTCATTACTGTGACCCCATCCTGAGCAGAGATCTGGCCGGTGAGTGAGTCCCCCAGAGCCAAGAAGCAGGGCAAGCCTCAAATGCCCCCACTGCCAGGTCTGTTATAGTCTGAAAACCTGAACTTTTGTACAGATCCCTTCTTGAGCCTtgggagattttatttttccttactgCTCCCAGAAGAAGCCATCTGCTTAAGAACCAAAGAAAGCCTATTTCAGTGGATGTAGGGCTCC includes:
- the LBX2 gene encoding transcription factor LBX2, with product MSSGSEPRTPRTPFSIADILGPHMVPRGPSASQLPESNQGPTSPLCALEELTSKTFRVLDGHAPQPSEGRAAPGALGPGRAGRRRRKSRTAFTAQQVLELERRFVFQKYLAPSERDGLAARLGLANAQVVTWFQNRRAKLKRDVEEMRADLASLRSLSPEIQCRLALPDGAPGLCPGPARPDSGPRLSDEEIQVED